TCTTTTCTTCCTTACCTTTGGTTCCTCTTTTATCCCAATTTTTCTCCTCCTCTTTTCCTAATTAGTATTCCATAATCCTTCATCTTGCTGATTACACTGAGCACCTTATTATCCTAGATTCATAATACCCCACACTAATTACACTTTAAGCATGGAATTAGACAATAAACATATGATATTTTCATCAATTTTTTATTTTCCGCGATATACTTAGTTGATATAGTGTAACGTTTCGCTCTATAATTTTACAATTCATTTATAAAATAAGCATATGGAGCGGGGGTCGTGCGACATAACATCAAACGTGATGCCTACTATCTGAGTCTCAACTCCTACCATGTCTAGTTTGTGATCAGCAAATTTGAGCGACCCGTTTAAATGAGTGTGTCCGCGAAAGATAAAAATTTATCGATCATCCTTATTTGGCCACGAGGAATTAATCGGGCTCGTTAAACATGGATAAGAAGAGCATAAAAGGCCAGTGGGGTAGAGAGAGAGAGTGGTTGAGCCCACACCAAGTAGTAGTTATCTAACAGCAACTACTGCACAAGAGGCTGAAGCTCTTCTCAGTAATTAAATACTCTCAAACAGCCAAAGATCCCAGATTTGATCTAAAAAAATTGCTACGATTATCAAACCTCACAATCATCCAAAAATCCATGAAATCGAAAACAGAGTAAAGAAAAAGATATAAGTTGTGTCCATGGCGAAGCAGCAGGCCAGTAACGCGTGGATTATGCAGAAGAAGAAATGGTCTCTGGTGGTTCTGGCATTGTTCTCTCTCTCCACCGCCATGGTTTTCTTCATGAGAACCGCCTTCGATTCCTGCAACGCAAACACCGCCGCTCGTTTCGAAGACGATAACAACAGAGTCGCCGCGCCGGCTGTAATCCTCCACGACGGCGCCGCCGCCGGACCGAGCGGCGCTCTCCGGTTCATGAAGTCGAAGCTGGTGCTTTTGGTCTCCCACGAGCTCTCTCTTTCCGGTAACAATTTCGCTTTTCTCTAATTTTCTTTTGGTTTTCTGGAAAAGGAATTAGAAAAGTGAAAAAGAAATTTTAAAGTGATTAAATTTTTGATTTTTGATTTCTTTTAATTACGGTGAAAATCAGGAGGTCCATTGTTGTTAATGGAGCTGGCGTTCTTGTTGAGAGGAGTCGGATCGGAGGTTGTTTGGATTACAAGCCAAAAGCCACCGGAATCCGACGAGGTCATTTACAGTTTGGAGAATAAAATGCTGGATAGAGGAGTACAGGTATTCAATTTATTCAAGTAATCGCTGCGAAATTTTATTACTACGACAATGTGATTATGAGGAAGTATGATTATGAATTTTTCGTAATGTTTTGGCAGGTTCTGTCTGCAAAGGGTCAGAAGGCTATAGATACAGCTCTTAAGGCTGATTTGGTGGTTTTGAATACTGCTGTTGCTGGAAAATGGCTGGATGCTGTGCTCAAGGACAACGTTCCTCGTGTTCTTCCTAAGGTGTTGTGGTGGATTCATGAAATGCGGGGGCATTATTTCAAAGTGGAGTATGTTAAGCATCTCCCTTTTGTTGCAGGTGCCATGATTGATTCGCATACGACAGCGGAATATTGGAAGAATAGGACTCGGGAACGGTTAGGGTAAGAAGAATTGCATGATATATACAATTACATGCACCTTAGTTCTTCCCGACAGTGTTATTCTAGCATGGTAATAACGAACTTGATGTATTGTCCTTATGATTTGCAGGATTAAAATGCCTAAGACATATGTTGTGCACCTTGGAAATAGTAAGGAGCTAATGGAAGTGGCAGAAGATAGTGTATCCAGGAGGGTTCTCCGTGAACATGTCCGAGAGTCTCTTGGAGTGCGGAATGAAGATCTACTCTTTGCCATCATAAACAGTATGCTTCCTTTTTCATTACATAAGTTTCTATTTGTATGCAATCTAATTATAGTGAGAGATTATAGATTGAATCCTTGCAACTAAAATCTCCCAATAGTAGCAGCAAGCTTGCCTGTGAGTTCTGCTAGGTGGTGTTAGAAATAAGATAACTTGACCATATCCTAATAACCTGATACTTTTGGTTGAGGGAAAGTAACAACCCTGATCACTTCTTCTCGTCCCAAAGTTCACACTTCCCTTCAGTGAAATATTATCATTTTGGTCTGAGGCTGTAGTGGTTCCACATTGGGATTAATCTCTCTCTTTATAAGCCCTTTGTGTATGATGTTTTCATCAGTTCGCCATATTAAATGTCCAAAAATGGTACCTACTCGATTTTGAATTGCAGCAATGAGCATACACTGATATTCTTTCAATACGTTACCTATTCACTTCTCTGTTTATCTATGCACTACTCTGTTTTGCATGAATTTGCATTTAACCTTACATTCTGAATAATGTATGTGATTTAACTGTAGGTGTTTCACGTGGGAAAGGTCAGGATCTATTTCTTCGCGCTTTTCATGAAAGTCTGCAGATTATTAAGGAGAAGAAATTGCAAGTGCCATCTATGCATGCAGTAATAGTGGGAAGTGACATGGATAAGCAGACTAAATTTGAAACAGAGCTGCGTCACTTTGTGATAGAGAAAAAGCTTCAGGATTGTGTTCACTTTGTGAACAAGACCCTGACTGTGGCTCCTTATCTGGCTTCCATTGACGTTCTTGTTCAGAATTCTCAGGTAGGTTGCACTCAAGTCAGCAACTTTTGTAGGAGATATCTTGCTGGGTGGTCTTTATTTGAAAAAAAAATAAAAAATCAAGGAACAAATATCAGTATCTCAGTCATGTTGTGGTGTATATCATGGATGAAGCTTAACTTTATAATCATGTGTAGGCTCGAGGAGAGTGCTTTGGAAGGATAACTATTGAAGCAATGGCCTTTCAGCTGCCTGTACTGGTATGTTCTTTACTACACAACCATACTTTTTCTTCCAATGTATGAT
The window above is part of the Fragaria vesca subsp. vesca linkage group LG2, FraVesHawaii_1.0, whole genome shotgun sequence genome. Proteins encoded here:
- the LOC101312987 gene encoding uncharacterized protein LOC101312987; its protein translation is MAKQQASNAWIMQKKKWSLVVLALFSLSTAMVFFMRTAFDSCNANTAARFEDDNNRVAAPAVILHDGAAAGPSGALRFMKSKLVLLVSHELSLSGGPLLLMELAFLLRGVGSEVVWITSQKPPESDEVIYSLENKMLDRGVQVLSAKGQKAIDTALKADLVVLNTAVAGKWLDAVLKDNVPRVLPKVLWWIHEMRGHYFKVEYVKHLPFVAGAMIDSHTTAEYWKNRTRERLGIKMPKTYVVHLGNSKELMEVAEDSVSRRVLREHVRESLGVRNEDLLFAIINSVSRGKGQDLFLRAFHESLQIIKEKKLQVPSMHAVIVGSDMDKQTKFETELRHFVIEKKLQDCVHFVNKTLTVAPYLASIDVLVQNSQARGECFGRITIEAMAFQLPVLGTAAGGTMEIVVNGTTGLLHPVGKEGVSSLTTNIVKLATHVERRLTMGKKGYERVKERFLEPHMVQRIAFVLREVLQKAKSHANS